One genomic region from Muriicola soli encodes:
- a CDS encoding cell division protein FtsQ/DivIB, whose amino-acid sequence MKINWNYIKILVLIICITGLYAFSNKRNLDRPIKEMEIVFEGDNNLYLSQEMVNKLLIQNFGSVLKLGKEKLVLNTIEKVIETHNMVKSAQVYLTIDDKLTSKIFQRQPIGRVEGITTFYLDEEGKSMPLSKLHSARVPIITGEITGKSLDDVFEILKFINQDEFFRKNVIGIHIEAEERYQLKFRVEDFIVDLGNVDDLEKKFKNFKAFYAKALKDKSLRDYAVVNLEFDNQVVCTKI is encoded by the coding sequence ATGAAAATTAATTGGAACTATATCAAAATATTAGTCCTAATAATTTGTATAACAGGACTTTACGCATTCTCAAATAAAAGAAATCTCGACAGACCCATAAAGGAGATGGAGATTGTATTTGAAGGAGACAACAATTTATACCTGTCTCAGGAAATGGTTAATAAATTGTTAATACAAAATTTTGGAAGTGTCCTCAAGCTGGGCAAAGAAAAATTAGTTTTGAATACTATAGAAAAGGTCATCGAGACCCATAATATGGTAAAAAGCGCCCAGGTATATCTTACTATTGATGATAAACTTACATCTAAAATTTTCCAAAGGCAGCCCATAGGTCGTGTAGAGGGAATTACAACATTTTACCTAGATGAGGAGGGTAAATCTATGCCATTATCCAAGTTGCATTCTGCCCGTGTGCCTATCATCACTGGCGAGATCACAGGAAAGAGTCTGGATGATGTTTTTGAAATATTGAAGTTTATAAACCAGGATGAATTTTTTAGAAAAAATGTCATCGGGATACATATAGAAGCGGAAGAAAGGTATCAATTGAAATTTCGGGTTGAAGACTTTATCGTTGACCTTGGAAATGTTGATGACCTGGAGAAGAAATTCAAAAATTTCAAAGCCTTTTATGCCAAGGCTTTAAAAGATAAGTCCTTAAGGGATTACGCAGTTGTGAATTTAGAGTTTGACAATCAAGTAGTGTGCACTAAAATTTAA